Proteins found in one Triticum aestivum cultivar Chinese Spring chromosome 4D, IWGSC CS RefSeq v2.1, whole genome shotgun sequence genomic segment:
- the LOC123097985 gene encoding uncharacterized protein yields MTTGSNADHYGPPSYPQRRPHYGGAPPSYGSSASFRGCCCCIFMLVIFLALLALAVALVVVLAVKPRKPQFDLNQVAVQYLLVAPPSPAASPNVAAAPAAAYLSLNITLLFTAVNPNKVGIRYAATAFDVMYHGVPLGVAAVPGFEQPAHSTRLLQTRVIVDRFNVLQSDAQDLIRDAALNDRVEFRITGDVAAKILVLGFSSPKVQVSVDCAIDISPKRQSVTYKQCGVDGLSV; encoded by the exons ATGACGACCGGATCCAACGCCGACCACTACGGCCCGCCCTCCTACCCGCAGCGCCGCCCGCACTACGGGGGCGCCCCGCCCTCCTACGGCTCCTCGGCCTCCTtccgcggctgctgctgctgcatctTCATGCTCGTCATCTTCCTCGCCCTCCTGGCCCTCGCCGTCgcgctcgtcgtcgtcctcgccgtCAAGCCCCGCAAGCCCCAGTTCGACCTCAACCAGGTCGCCGTCCAGTACCTCCTCGTCGCCCCGCCGTCCCCGGCCGCGTCGCCGAACGTCGCCGcggcccccgccgccgcctaccTCTCCCTCAACATCACGCTCCTCTTCACCGCCGTGAACCCCAACAAGGTGGGCATCCGCTACGCCGCCACGGCGTTCGACGTCATGTACCACGGGGTGCCGCTCGGGGTGGCGGCCGTGCCCGGGTTCGAGCAGCCCGCGCACAGCACCCGCCTGCTCCAGACCCGCGTCATCGTCGACCGCTTCAACGTCCTCCAGTCCGACGCCCAGGACCTCATCCGCGACGCCGCGCTCAACGACCGCGTCGAGTTCCGCATCACCGGCGACGTCGCCGCCAAGATCCTCGTGCTCGGCTTCTCCTCCCCCAAAGTCCAG GTGTCGGTGGACTGCGCGATcgacatcagccccaagaggcagtCGGTGACATACAAGCAATGCGGCGTGGACGGGCTAAGCGTGTAG